One genomic segment of Hevea brasiliensis isolate MT/VB/25A 57/8 chromosome 3, ASM3005281v1, whole genome shotgun sequence includes these proteins:
- the LOC110668691 gene encoding uncharacterized protein LOC110668691 isoform X2, with protein METKSIECRDPELEQSFSFSGCCDFKSSSSLAIFSDINQSEDDDDNESYIEIVLEPSRVGDGGGGGGGSREEEDDCDDEMELRISLSSGVLLPVETKTSDLYKSVNSCASSLSSSSSSAFTFSSSSTGAESQRNQQVESKLCSSRMQKTIRSKVECPAVNRIVNTFISSFRESSEIGLGDGRPPDANRLDFLASSTRKPSNITTTTKINSGMMMKFFIKFRALKLRTLLASFLKASQAKSSTDKGKTREESTLWTYNQSLVDKGSLQERKQGERSRALELNLDAIRGVLEGMSIGSLLRKDRRRTKSCPGSTKSSPIHQRFPSETYKISSSAVTDNSIQAAIAHCKRSFSPNI; from the exons ATGGAAACCAAAAGCATCGAATGTCGAGATCCAGAGCTGGAACAGAGTTTCTCGTTTAGCGGCTGCTGTGACTTCAAATCCTCTTCCTCTCTCGCTATTTTCTCCGACATCAATCAGAGTGAAGACGACGACGACAATGAATCGTATATTGAAATTGTCCTTGAACCCTCACGTGTCggagatggtggtggtggtggtggtggtagtagaGAAGAAGAGGATGACTGCGATGATGAAATGGAGCTGCGTATATCGTTGTCATCCGGCGTTCTCCTTCCTGTTGAAACAAAAACCAGTGACTTATACAAGTCTGTGAATTCCTGTGCATCGTCTTTGTCGTCGTCTTCTTCTTCGGCGTTTACTTTCAGCTCTTCCTCCACGGGGGCAGAAAGTCAGCGGAATCAACAGGTTGAGTCCAAGCTTTGTAGTTCTAGAATGCAGAAGACTATTAGGAGCAAGGTAGAGTGTCCGGCGGTCAACCGCATCGTCAATACTTTCATTTCCAGTTTCAGGGAATCGTCGGAGATTGGCCTCGGAGATGGCCGCCCGCCGGATGCCAACCGCTTGGACTTCTTAGCCAGCAG TACAAGGAAACCATCAAACATAACAACAACAACGAAGATAAACAGTGGGATGATGATGAAATTCTTTATCAAATTTCGAGCCCTAAAACTCAGAACATTATTAGCATCATTTCTCAAGGCTTCCCAGGCAAAGTCTTCCACTGACAAGGGAAAAACACGTGAAGAGTCGACATTGTGGACCTATAACCAGAGCCTAGTGGACAAGGGGTCACTGCAGGAAAGGAAGCAAGGAGAGAGATCAAGAGCGTTGGAACTGAACTTGGATGCAATTAGAGGGGTCTTGGAAGGCATGAGTATTGGGAGTCTTCTTCGCAAAGATAGAAGAAGAACAAAAAGCTGCCCTGGTTCTACCAAGTCCTCACCAATTCATCAGCGATTTCCCTCTGAAACCTATAAAATTTCATCTTCGGCTGTCACTGATAACTCTATCCAGGCAGCTATTGCTCACTGTAAGAGATCATTTAGTCCAAATATTTGA
- the LOC110668691 gene encoding uncharacterized protein LOC110668691 isoform X1 produces METKSIECRDPELEQSFSFSGCCDFKSSSSLAIFSDINQSEDDDDNESYIEIVLEPSRVGDGGGGGGGSREEEDDCDDEMELRISLSSGVLLPVETKTSDLYKSVNSCASSLSSSSSSAFTFSSSSTGAESQRNQQVESKLCSSRMQKTIRSKVECPAVNRIVNTFISSFRESSEIGLGDGRPPDANRLDFLASSNSTRKPSNITTTTKINSGMMMKFFIKFRALKLRTLLASFLKASQAKSSTDKGKTREESTLWTYNQSLVDKGSLQERKQGERSRALELNLDAIRGVLEGMSIGSLLRKDRRRTKSCPGSTKSSPIHQRFPSETYKISSSAVTDNSIQAAIAHCKRSFSPNI; encoded by the exons ATGGAAACCAAAAGCATCGAATGTCGAGATCCAGAGCTGGAACAGAGTTTCTCGTTTAGCGGCTGCTGTGACTTCAAATCCTCTTCCTCTCTCGCTATTTTCTCCGACATCAATCAGAGTGAAGACGACGACGACAATGAATCGTATATTGAAATTGTCCTTGAACCCTCACGTGTCggagatggtggtggtggtggtggtggtagtagaGAAGAAGAGGATGACTGCGATGATGAAATGGAGCTGCGTATATCGTTGTCATCCGGCGTTCTCCTTCCTGTTGAAACAAAAACCAGTGACTTATACAAGTCTGTGAATTCCTGTGCATCGTCTTTGTCGTCGTCTTCTTCTTCGGCGTTTACTTTCAGCTCTTCCTCCACGGGGGCAGAAAGTCAGCGGAATCAACAGGTTGAGTCCAAGCTTTGTAGTTCTAGAATGCAGAAGACTATTAGGAGCAAGGTAGAGTGTCCGGCGGTCAACCGCATCGTCAATACTTTCATTTCCAGTTTCAGGGAATCGTCGGAGATTGGCCTCGGAGATGGCCGCCCGCCGGATGCCAACCGCTTGGACTTCTTAGCCAGCAG CAATAGTACAAGGAAACCATCAAACATAACAACAACAACGAAGATAAACAGTGGGATGATGATGAAATTCTTTATCAAATTTCGAGCCCTAAAACTCAGAACATTATTAGCATCATTTCTCAAGGCTTCCCAGGCAAAGTCTTCCACTGACAAGGGAAAAACACGTGAAGAGTCGACATTGTGGACCTATAACCAGAGCCTAGTGGACAAGGGGTCACTGCAGGAAAGGAAGCAAGGAGAGAGATCAAGAGCGTTGGAACTGAACTTGGATGCAATTAGAGGGGTCTTGGAAGGCATGAGTATTGGGAGTCTTCTTCGCAAAGATAGAAGAAGAACAAAAAGCTGCCCTGGTTCTACCAAGTCCTCACCAATTCATCAGCGATTTCCCTCTGAAACCTATAAAATTTCATCTTCGGCTGTCACTGATAACTCTATCCAGGCAGCTATTGCTCACTGTAAGAGATCATTTAGTCCAAATATTTGA
- the LOC110668690 gene encoding cytochrome P450 714C2, with protein MEGFAAAQVFGSVILVGVCILFTKLCDAMWVKPRRIRSTLWRQGIRGPKPSFLYGNIQEMKNIQSVLVNDQASQPAVSHNTWVKSIFPYLHLWAQKYGSIYMYSTGNKQHLYIGQPELLKELNLHKSLDLGKPTYLSKSMESMLGDGIIRANGPYWAYQRKLIAPEFFLHKAKHMLGLMEESVIAMIRTWLSQVEINGGVADITVDKDLKRVSADIISKACFGNSYSQGKQIFAKLEVLQGVMSKPSILFGLANFRFLPTESNRKMWTLQKEIETLILDVVKARIEEVQSSSKSRKDLLETLLESATNSEDHLHTRDADRFIVDNCKNIYFAGHETTALTASWSLMLLALYPEWQERIRAEIFDICGDDRDCFQDLDKLRQLKSLTMVIQETLRLYGPAIITSREAFADLRVGDLTVPKGTIIWISVMALHRDPENWGPDADEFKPERFAGGVAEACKYPQSYIPFGFGSRLCVGQTFAMLELKILLRSILSNFSFSLSPEYRHSPVYKMLLAPQHGIRLLARRLQRENVMTQT; from the exons ATGGAAGGTTTTGCAGCAGCACAAGTGTTTGGGTCTGTGATTCTAGTCGGAGTATGTATTCTCTTCACGAAATTGTGCGATGCGATGTGGGTGAAACCTCGAAGGATTCGTTCAACTCTCTGGAGACAAGGAATCCGAGGGCCAAAACCTTCTTTCTTATATGGGAACATTCAAGAAATGAAAAATATCCAGTCAGTGCTTGTCAACGATCAAGCATCTCAACCTGCTGTGTCCCACAATACTTGGGTTAAATCCATCTTCCCCTACCTCCACCTCTGGGCTCAAAAATATG GGTCAATATACATGTACTCTACAGGGAACAAGCAACATCTGTACATTGGGCAACCAGAGTTACTCAAGGAATTGAATCTTCACAAATCCTTGGATTTGGGCAAGCCTACCTATCTCTCCAAGTCCATGGAATCCATGCTTGGTGATGGCATCATAAGGGCTAATGGACCTTACTGGGCCTATCAGAGGAAGCTCATAGCTCCTGAATTTTTCCTCCACAAGGCTAAG CATATGTTGGGGCTAATGGAGGAATCTGTCATAGCCATGATAAGAACATGGCTGAGCCAAGTTGAAATCAATGGAGGAGTTGCAGATATAACTGTTGACAAGGATTTGAAGAGGGTATCTGCAGATATTATATCTAAAGCTTGTTTTGGTAACTCTTACTCCCAAGGCAAACAAATCTTTGCAAAATTGGAAGTCCTCCAAGGAGTTATGTCTAAACCGAGTATACTTTTTGGACTCGCAAACTTCAG ATTTCTTCCCACGGAGAGCAATAGGAAAATGTGGACCTTACAGAAAGAGATAGAGACACTGATACTGGACGTAGTCAAGGCTCGCATAGAAGAAGTCCAAAGCTCTAGCAAATCTAGAAAGGACTTGTTAGAAACTTTACTAGAAAGTGCTACCAATAGCGAAGACCACCTCCATACTCGTGATGCAGATCGTTTTATAGTGGACAACTGCAAAAACATATACTTTGCAGGCCATGAGACCACTGCTCTTACGGCCTCCTGGAGCTTGATGCTGCTTGCGTTATACCCCGAGTGGCAAGAACGCATTCGAGCTGAGATCTTCGACATCTGTGGTGATGACCGTGATTGCTTCCAAGATCTGGACAAACTTCGTCAGTTAAAATCG CTGACTATGGTGATCCAAGAAACTCTGAGACTCTATGGTCCAGCTATTATCACATCAAGAGAAGCTTTTGCTGATTTAAGGGTGGGAGATTTAACTGTGCCAAAAGGCACCATCATTTGGATATCAGTTATGGCATTGCATCGTGATCCTGAAAACTGGGGTCCTGATGCTGATGAATTCAAGCCTGAGAGGTTTGCAGGAGGTGTAGCTGAAGCCTGCAAGTATCCACAATCTTACATTCCATTTGGTTTCGGAAGTCGACTATGTGTTGGCCAGACCTTCGCCATGCTGGAACTGAAAATACTTCTCCGTTCAATTCTATCAAacttttctttctctctctctccagaGTATCGCCATTCCCCCGTCTATAAGATGCTACTAGCCCCTCAACATGGTATCAGACTACTAGCAAGGAGATTGCAAAGGGAGAATGTGATGACCCAGACATGA
- the LOC110668770 gene encoding probable calcium-binding protein CML43, which produces MPIHTSKTYPIPMEAQSKPTLSRKSSSSSSFRLRSPSLNSLRLRRIFDLFDKNGDGMITVQDLSQALALLGLDADFSELESTIRSHVRPGNDGLGFDDFVSLHQSLDQAFFSNDEQNVENGQDEMSQEESDLSEAFKVFDEDGDGYISAHELQVVLRKLGMPEAKEIDRIEQMICSVDSNHDGRVDFFEFKDMMRSVIVRSA; this is translated from the coding sequence ATGCCAATTCACACTTCTAAGACATACCCCATCCCTATGGAAGCACAATCCAAACCCACCCTCTCCAGGaaatcctcctcctcctcctccttccgCCTCCGCAGCCCTAGCCTCAATTCTCTTCGTCTCCGCCGCATTTTTGACCTATTCGACAAGAATGGCGATGGCATGATCACCGTTCAGGACCTTAGCCAGGCACTCGCCCTTCTAGGCCTAGATGCTGACTTCTCGGAGCTTGAATCAACCATCAGATCTCACGTTAGGCCAGGCAATGATGGTCTTGGGTTTGATGATTTCGTATCACTCCATCAGTCCTTGGACCAAGCCTTCTTTAGCAACGACGAGCAGAATGTGGAGAATGGACAAGATGAGATGTCGCAGGAGGAATCTGATCTGTCGGAAGCTTTCAAGGTGTTTGATGAGGACGGTGATGGGTACATTTCTGCTCATGAGCTGCAAGTGGTGTTGAGGAAACTGGGAATGCCAGAAGCTAAGGAGATCGACAGAATTGAGCAAATGATCTGCTCTGTTGATAGCAATCACGATGGCCGCGTCGATTTCTTCGAATTTAAGGACATGATGCGAAGCGTAATCGTTCGCAGCGCTTAA